The following is a genomic window from Doryrhamphus excisus isolate RoL2022-K1 chromosome 3, RoL_Dexc_1.0, whole genome shotgun sequence.
tcactcggcttcccataACACAGTTAGCctacgctagcacaccttcactcggcttccataacacagttagcctacgctagcacaccttcactcggcttccatAACACAGTTAGCCTACGCTAGCAACGGTAATGTGGGTTGATCACACaggctttaaaaaatataatcaaTGGCCTATCACCCACCCTTGATTGATATATTTATGCAGGCCTGCCACGCATCTGCCATACATCGACATACACTCCCACAGTACTGCTAGTCAGGTGACACAAGAAACAGATCAACACTGTAGACCAGGCTAACTCATTagcctccaatgtatttatCTTAAACCTAggcaaaaacctaccacttccacacggaagagGGGGCCACATccaaccacgaaacagccatcatttatgaACTCATTCAtgaccaaagacgtatttaaacatcttaaatgtttttgttgcacaacaagcacaaagaggtgatgatgcaactctacaaccGAAGAGccccatgtttggtgcagttcaGACGTGTATTTTGGAAGAGCACTGcattttcccattgaaatatTCATCTCTCGGCATCAAACCCAAATCTTTTCAATCTCCTACAAAAATAAAGGACTACTTCTGAATGTTTCTCTCCCCAAAGTTTGCTCCACCTGCTGAGGGAATTTCGACTTACAGTACTTCCTTCGTTACGGTCAGGTCACAGTCTACATTAACAAATACGATTTTCGTAAGGTATACTCACCAACTACGAGGCCACACTCGGGGCAGATCATGTCGCCTGCGCGGTAGTCCTCCACCAAAATGGCATCAGGGTGGTTGGGACACTGAACTCTGGGCAGAGTCAACCCATCTCCACtacaacacaacacatgtcaaaggggggcaaaaaaagcacctgaatgaaaATAGAAAACGATAGGAAAAACTGTTCTACCGTCAGTTGGCGGATTTGAATAAAGTTTGATGGGGGGAACAGCACCACCTGCTGTTGTTAAGTGGAAATAACTGGCCATTTCTCCGAAAGTTTTGAAGTGAATCTGAAAGCATTTATGTTTTGATCAGAGGGCTTTTGTGTGTGGATCTCCAAAGCGGACAACTAGCCCCTAACGTCACGTGACAATGGGaacattttggtttttttggagTTGCTAgaattgtttttgtgtacttgaaAGTGGTTCTATTATTGTACTGAGGGGACTTGAAAGAAATTGATTTTGGGGGTGAGCAAAACCTTTTTTGTGAGGTTCTGGCTTGATTTGAACTTGCCAAAGTccgctggggtaggctccagctcaccctaAATACAAGGGGCGTTGGAAATGGATGGGCGATATCACGGTATCACTTTCCTTTCTCGAAGCTATAATTATAATAGTGTATAGATTATAGACTACAGAACCATATGATGAAACACAAACCGACGGACAAAACGGGATTACAACGGGTCggtctttaatatttctataCAGGTTCCGTTAACGCCTTCATAAATGAAGCACAACATGTTTAAATGTGATGACGCTGCGCAATACCTACGACTGTCAACTCGAACGGGAAAGAGAAACACCGCTAGCTAGCTGGAATAATATCGCAGGTTATATCATGTTAAGCATCAGTGTCAACAAATATGATTTGAATGAAGTATATGAAAACCTGACGGCCAACATAAAGGACGGGAGCAACCGGTGAGCTGCCATGCTAACAAGATGCTACCTCTACGGTCGGGAGATTCGCGGGCTATTAAAGGACCACTTCGTGTTGTGTGTTATTTCAACTTCGGTCACTCGTTCATGTGTCACGGAGAAAGAAAGTAATGGCGTTATATCTGGTTGTGACGAACGAAGACGGCTGTACTCACCGGCTTGTCGACGCCATTGTACAACCTACGCTGACTCGAAACAACCCAATGCAAAACGCCAGACAGCCcttatttatagatttttaatCACGTGGCCATTTCAGTACGGCAAGCCAGGAAACCCAAATTACTCCAAATGCGTTATTTATATAAATAGGCAATGATTTAATAATTAGTTATTTgttgattattatttaattattattaattatttatatttaaatacgcAAACAGAAATGGGGACTGTATGGTATTTTGTGCATGTCAACGTAAATAATGCCACACATATAAAGGAACAAATAAGGATATAATAAACAGttaaatatacaataacataacaaataaataatgaataaaatgccaacatttaaaGGCTTTCTTATCTTTGAAAATGTCAATGTTTAATATGCCagaaaatattttcatgattattattttgcctAATAGTTTTAAACGAGTCCAATGAGAAATATTCCAGATCCACTCAATGGGGCTACTTTTGGCATTTGGTGAACTCGATACAGCTACTTGATTACAAGATAGACATAAGACACTAAATTACTTTACCCAATTTCTAATTAATAAAGCACATTTTTGTGAAGGAAAAAAATCCAGTGAAACACCTTCAAATATGAGAATACACATGACCCGCTGCCAAACTCATCACTGATAAGCTGTGATGGATGTCAGTCTCCGTCTGGCTGTACCAGTCTGTGATTGTGTTTGCTGGAAACCAAAGAGTCACAAAGAATCACTTGATCGGAGCGACACAAATTTCTGCACTTGTCATGAATATGATACATATTGCTTCACAGGTccatatataattaattattgtgtgttttggtgAATGAGCATTTAGTGCATTTAAAAGGTAGAAAAGTGTGAAGTCCATTAGTAGGGTGtactgaatgaataatacatattatacattTCAAAGATTACAACTAAATTCCCAACAATCATGTGGTCCCATGAGCAGCAAGGTAGCCTTCAAGGTACAGTACTTGTACAGTCAGTGCCAGCAGCTAGCAGCCCAAGACCGGTTGAAACCTGTACAGGTTGGTGGGCACTCCCTCTGCCGGGTGCATCATCAACCAAATCCAGAAAAAGCTGGAAAATGATGCCATGCGGTTAGATTTTTGGGTCCTACTGACTGTTGAGTTAAAGAGGCAAGCAGATGGAAGGAAACAAGAGAAAACTTTAACAACATTAGCAAGgaattatgtttgtattttgtaaagatAGTACATAGTTGAAGTGTAAGACCAACCCATAAAACACAGCTATTCAAACATGTGCTTATCCTAAAATGGATACATTCAATATCAGGCAAATTTAGCCTTATTTGATACCAGCATTCATATttttcatccatctattttcttaCCACTTGTCCTTATCCAGGTCACAATTGAGTCTTCgagatgtgggaggaagctggggTAACAAGGATAAaccagttttatttattatgaggacaaatcctcccaataattaataataattaaacaattGATTTGGTTGCAAATAGGGTATTAACTTCATAAATGTACGTGTTATACTAGTAGGTATCTGTTGATCTTTTTGTCCGTTTGAACACGAACGCAGCATGGGATAAAGGCAGCAAGTCGCGTCTTCAGGAAGTAGCCGTCACTTGATTGTCCAATCAGAAGCGAGCAGAGCACAACAAGGGCTCCATGTTTGATCAGCCGCTCTCCTTCACCTACTCGGGCTCCGTGTCTACGCACTTTGGCCAAGGCTTCAAGCTAACGGCTATACTCGAGGGGGTTCCACCCGGGAGGATGTAGCCGTACTCCCACACCCAAATGCTGCCGTCACACCGGACCGTTTCAACAACAATGGAATTGGCTGACTGAACCCTGGCATGTAGGCTGTGGAAGAAATAACTGTAACCGCCACAGTGGCAGTAAGTACTTTACTCCCGCATACATTATCATCGCTACAAGATTGCAGTCCCGAGTAAATGCAAAACTTAATTTAATGAATGGCTAAAATGACTACATTAAATGTGTGTAGTTTCCCAGCAACAAGTCAGCCGAGTTGTGTCCCAAGACATCATTTAGAGCACAGGAAGACGTAGTGTgaggaaatgtcatttttgtcctGAAATGGATGGCGAAATCTACCCGATCCGAAATAAGGGAGCATAACTTGTTCTCCAACTACTCTACACCACTTTATTATGTTTGAATGTACATAGGCACTGTCATGCTGCCATCAGTCAATGCGGCGTTTACTTGACCTCGGAGAGAGATGAGGCACGATTCTTTTTCGCTATCTATTTCCTCCTCGGCACCGTGGAATGGCTGTCTGTGTTTTGATTTTTGTGACATACGAACTGTGGTTACATGTAGTGCTCCACTGACGATCAACAAACACACCGAGCCGCATCTCGGCCAATTGACACTCGTGCACGTGAACGTCACACACGAAAGTGTTGTGACATTTAAGTGTCCTTGTATTCACCGATGGAGACCGATGACTCCTAGCGAGCACAATGGgctgtgttgcttttctttataGCGCCTGTTCAAATCGCCTGTTGAACTTTGGCCCCTCTGTAATGGTTGGTGGTTGTTAGCAAACACCGCTTGCATCGTGTCACTACGACAGCCAGCAGTTACACGTTTGTAGAAATACCTTCATAGATCATTTATTATAACTGATTCAACAACACcgctaaaacacattttaccaCTTCATGTCCCACTGTTGACACAAGCAGTAGCCATCTTGAATGTTGCATTCACTGGGTGCTTGTTCTCCTTCATTTTTGACTTGGAACGCAgcattacatatttatatgtataatgATTGTTAAATTAACACATTTGTGGTCTGACCGAAAAGCCAAAACAAAATGAGTACACTTAATTAGGGAGACAGAACACAGACCTATCATTATCTCATGAATCATATTTGTCAGATTGGAAGCTATGTTGTTAGCTCACCAGCTAGCGGCCACCTTGAGtccctacagcaggggtgggcaaactacggcccgggggccacatgcggcccaccaaacgtttgaatccggcccaccagttgcttttaagtatttcaacttttaacataccagctggcaacatgacttgatgtcttattcagtaataaaaaaaaaaaaaaatcgtagtttgatgtggtctgatgtttaaagtgctcctgaaaaaaggaaagaagaacatatagctgatagcatgacaattaaaattagacaaataattcaaggcgtaaaattattaaaaattattaaaaattattaaaaattattaaaaattattaaaaaattattaaaaattattaaaaaattatttaaaaattattaaaaaatattaaaaaaatatttaaaaaatattaaaaaaatattaaaaattactaaaaatttatttaaaaatatttaaaatgattaaaacttattaaaaatattaaaaatcattaaaattattaaaattataagcgtaaaatcatgtgtgttaaatatatgttctggccccccgcacaattttgttaactcaatgcggcccatgagtcaaaaagtttgcccacccctgccctacagcataagagttgcgcaatgtgCTGTAAACAGTGAACAATAGTGTAACAAaagtgtctacagggctctaatgttgttaaaaaatataatacaaaaaaatattccatttattaacactgTTGGAGAACATCCTATATCaccaatacaatacagtacaatacagttgAGTGCAAGTGTACAGCTCTAATCATGCAGAGACTAGAGACGAGGTGGACAACTATAGCTAGCTGGAGAGACAGTGGAGCCAGGCAAAATATGTAAAGAAAGATGGTAGAATAGTCCAACTTCAATGCagtcatccctcctttatcgcgGTTtcctggttccagacccgactgcgatatgtgaatttccgcaaacTCCGAGTCTATTAATAACAGAATGTTTtcttagttagagcatagaaaatctgtttataactttctaaatgttgtttttaacattattagagccttctaaatgttgtttttaacattagagccctgtagacatgacgtAGCACCGTGAagtcactttcattcattcattcattttctactgctttttcctcacgagggtcgcggggggtgctggagcctatcccagctgtcttcgggcgagaggcggggtacaccctggactggtcgccagccaatcacagggcacatatagacaaacaaccattcacactcgcattcatacctatggacaatttggagtggccaattaacctagcatgtttttggaatgtgggaggaaaccggagtacccggagaaaacccacgcatgcaccgggagaacatgcaaactccacacagagatggccgagggcggggaccgaaccctggtctcctagctgtgaggtctgcgcactaaccaccagaccgccgtgccgccgtgaagtcacttttacactcaattattctttgtttacatcacattgcgcaggctacgggatcactgcagggacaaaagACGGCTATCGCTAGCATAGCCAGcaactgagctaactagttagcttctcCAATTGACTTATTTTAAACtgagagtggggaagaaggacaaagaagcccaaAACTGACACCTACTGATCAGTATGCTAAtataccacaaaacagcaatcatttatgaatgcatttttgaaaaagtgCGATAGAGCGAGCAAGCGATGCGTCATAAAGTGTTCCGATGATAGTGCTCAGTTCATTGATTGTCGTTATTTCCGTTGCAGTAATGTTCACAGTGACAGAGTTTGCATCCTTGAATGAAGTGCAGCCGACGTACCGTATCCTGAAACCATGGTGGGACGTCTTCATGGACTACCTGACCCTAGTCATGCTGATGCTGGCCCTGTTCGCCATGACCATGCAGATCACAAAGGACCAGGTAGCTTGCCTTCCTTTAATGGAGGAATCACAGGAGGCCGCAGGAGACGACAATCAACAAAGCACAGGGATCAAGACCAATTTGGACTTTCAGCAGTACATGTTTATTAACCAAATATGTTATCACCTTGCCTTGCCGTGGTATTCCAAATATTTCCCCTACCTGACCCTCATCAACACCCTCATCCTGATGATCAGCAGCAATTTTTGGTTTAAATTTCCCAAGACCAGCTCCAAAATTGAGCATTTTGTCTCGATTCTTTGTCGATGTTTTGAGTCACCTTGGACCACCAAGGCTGTATCCGAAACGGCCTGCGAAGACTCCGAGGAGAACAAACAGAGGTTGAGTGGCACCTCTTTTGCACATAATAAGGCTTCTTTGGAGGGGAAAGAGGACGGCTCAAACGCCGCCCCGAGCTCCCCCAAGCTTGGAGGGGTGGTCTCTGCAGATAAGCCCATTGCAGAAGCTCCTATCAGTATGCCCATCTTGGATAAAAAGGACGGGGAGCAGGCCAAGGCCCTGTTTGAGAAAGTGAGGAAGTTCCGAGCTCACGTGGAAGATGACGATTTTATTTACAGGTTTTATGCAGCGCAGACCATTTTCAAAACTGTCACGTTCATTACCATGCTTTCCCACACGTCAAGCTTTCTGGTTCAAATAAAGTTTGTACACATCTGTGAGAATGACGTCAAATCGTTAGTAGGGTACGGACGTTTTTTTTGTACGCATAACATGGCTTTCATGTTGGATAAGATGCTGATTTGCTACATAGCTCTGATGATAATGTATGGAATAGTGTGTCTCTACTCTCTCTTATGGATCTTCCGAGGACCTCTGAAGGAGTATTCCTTTGAGAAGGTCAGGGAAGAGAGCAGTTTTAGTGACATTCCTGATGTCAAAAACGACTTTGCATTCCTCCTACACATGGTTGACCAATACGATCAGCTCTACTCCAAACGCTTCGGCGTCTTCCTGTCTGAAGTTAGCGAGAACAAGCTGAGGGAGATTAGCCTCAATCACGAGTGGAACTTCAAAAAAGCCAGAAAGTGTGTGACGCGCAACGCACAAGACCAGCAGGAACTGCACCTTAAGAATCTTTTCGGTCTCCCCAATGTGGTCTTTGACCTCACAGACTTAGAAGTGCTAAAGTTGGAGAAGATTCCTGAAGTGAGATTCTCTGCCAAAGTCTCTCAGATGACCAGCCTGAGGGAGCTCCATCTCTATGAGTGTCCCGCCAAAGTGGAGCAGACCGGTTTTGCGTTCCTCCGCGATCATCTTTACAGCCTGCATGTCAGCTTCACGGATGTCGCAGAGATCCCCACGTGGGTCTACTTGCTGAGGAACCTGCGAGAATTTAACCTCGTCGGGAACTTGAGCTTGGAAAGTAACAGGATGGTTGGTCTGGAGTCCATGCGGGACTTGAAGCACTTGAAGACATTACACCTGAAGAACAACCTCACCAAATTGCCCACAAACATCACAGATGTGTCGCAGCACCTCATCAAGTTAGTGGTGCACAATGATGGCACTAAACTCCTGGTGCTCAATAGTCTGAAAAAGATGATCAACCTCATTGAACTGGAGCTGCTTAGCTGTGAACTTGAGAGGATACCGCACGCCATTTTCAGCCTGATCAACCTCCAGGAGCTCGATCTGAAGTCCAACAACATCCGGACCATAGAGGAGATCGTCAGCTTCCAGCACCTCAAGAGGCTGACGTGTCTGAAACTGTGGCACAACAAAATAACCACCATCCCGGCCTCCATCGGCCAGGTCAAGTCCCTGGAGTCTCTCCACCTCTCGCATAATAAACTGGAGTCCCTCCCTCCGGCTTTGTTCAAGCTCCCCAAACTCCGACATTTAGATGTGGCCCACAACTTCATCACGGTTCTCCCCCCAGATGTGGGCCTCCTGCTGGACCTGCAGCACCTGGATATCACTTCCAACAAGCTGGAGGTGTTGCCCAAACATATGTTCAAGTGCACCAAGCTGAGAGTGTTGTGCTTGGGCCACAATGCCCTCACCGACCTGCCGGAAGCCGTGGGCGAGCTGGTTCAGCTCACTCACCTGGAGCTCCGAGACAACTGTCTGTACAGGCTGCCTTCACAGCTTGGCAACTGCCGCCGGCTGCACCGAAACGACCTGCTGGTGGAGGACCACCTCTACGAAATGCTGCCTGTGGAGGTGAAGGAGAGCATCAGCCGAGACTACAGTATGGCCAGTAGCAGTGCCTTATAGcgctaacgctaacgctaacgtaaTGGGCTGGCCTGCTTGGAGgcattgtatttttatgatgGCTACACAAGTGAATGTGGTTCCAAAGGCTTGTCTTACTTAGTTGGTCTCTCGACGTAGAAAGTCAATGAATGTGGACCTGGTGTTTGTGTATCGTCTTCAACGTCAAGCCTCTCAGGTATAATTGTCTACACGCTACATCGTGTTGTTCCACAATGGGCCCCCGAAAAACATtcgtttttctcattttgttctGCACAAATACTTCAAGAATGTTTAACTGCTCCTTTTTTGTCACGGTTCAGGTTTTCAGGGTTTTGGTGGCATCTGTGTCACATAGATAATCAAAAACACAAAGTTgtggaaattatttatttgcataTCAGCATGTCAGCAAATGTCCTGTGAATTTGTCTTTGAGGCTGGCAGGACATTGACACCGTTTGTCAAGCTGTAAAATCGAAACCTAGGATAGACCTGTGTATGATATCACCCTTTGTGTTAGAAGAAAGAACTAAACCTGTCTGCCTTTTATAt
Proteins encoded in this region:
- the LOC131125431 gene encoding volume-regulated anion channel subunit LRRC8D-like, with amino-acid sequence MFTVTEFASLNEVQPTYRILKPWWDVFMDYLTLVMLMLALFAMTMQITKDQVACLPLMEESQEAAGDDNQQSTGIKTNLDFQQYMFINQICYHLALPWYSKYFPYLTLINTLILMISSNFWFKFPKTSSKIEHFVSILCRCFESPWTTKAVSETACEDSEENKQRLSGTSFAHNKASLEGKEDGSNAAPSSPKLGGVVSADKPIAEAPISMPILDKKDGEQAKALFEKVRKFRAHVEDDDFIYRFYAAQTIFKTVTFITMLSHTSSFLVQIKFVHICENDVKSLVGYGRFFCTHNMAFMLDKMLICYIALMIMYGIVCLYSLLWIFRGPLKEYSFEKVREESSFSDIPDVKNDFAFLLHMVDQYDQLYSKRFGVFLSEVSENKLREISLNHEWNFKKARKCVTRNAQDQQELHLKNLFGLPNVVFDLTDLEVLKLEKIPEVRFSAKVSQMTSLRELHLYECPAKVEQTGFAFLRDHLYSLHVSFTDVAEIPTWVYLLRNLREFNLVGNLSLESNRMVGLESMRDLKHLKTLHLKNNLTKLPTNITDVSQHLIKLVVHNDGTKLLVLNSLKKMINLIELELLSCELERIPHAIFSLINLQELDLKSNNIRTIEEIVSFQHLKRLTCLKLWHNKITTIPASIGQVKSLESLHLSHNKLESLPPALFKLPKLRHLDVAHNFITVLPPDVGLLLDLQHLDITSNKLEVLPKHMFKCTKLRVLCLGHNALTDLPEAVGELVQLTHLELRDNCLYRLPSQLGNCRRLHRNDLLVEDHLYEMLPVEVKESISRDYSMASSSAL